A section of the Carya illinoinensis cultivar Pawnee chromosome 12, C.illinoinensisPawnee_v1, whole genome shotgun sequence genome encodes:
- the LOC122288915 gene encoding uncharacterized protein LOC122288915 isoform X1: MGVYLVSVPAPPHQSLVSQPPPFINSSSARLHGLTTTPIRYPSKLTIPHCSSSTSSAVVEEGPPPPPPDALPDQSESLTNYADKLPPRGCKGCGKEEMEKGCNGEGRIQGGIATIPGFGWWPIKAYRPCPGFLASGGRYRRQGQSMDEVAFGRGERRTSREVQSSKESKGRSKEI, translated from the exons atgggagTATACCTAGTCTCAGTTCCAGCACCTCCTCATCAGAGCCTAGTCTCACAACCTCCTCCTTTCATTAACAGCAGTAGCGCACGGTTGCATGGCTTAACAACGACTCCCATTCGATACCCTTCTAAGCTCACCATCCCTCACTgctcttcttcaacttcttctgCTGTTGTAGAAGAGggccctcctcctcctccacctgATGCACTTCCTGACCAGTCAGAGTCTCTCACTAATTACGCTGACAAGCTCCCTCCGAG GGGTTGTAAGGGCTGTGGGAAAGAGGAAATGGAGAAGGGATGCAATGGTGAGGGTAGGATTCAAGGTGGGATTGCAACAATTCCAGGCTTTGGCTGGTGGCCAATAAAGGCTTACAGACCTTGCCCTGGATTTTTGGCATCTGGTGGTAGATATAGGCGACAAGGGCAAAGCATGGATGAGGTTGCCTTTGGAAGGGGGGAGAGAAGGACTAGCAGGGAGGTTCAGTCAAG CAAGGAAAGCAAAGGAAGGTCCAAGGAGATTTAA
- the LOC122288915 gene encoding uncharacterized protein LOC122288915 isoform X2 gives MGVYLVSVPAPPHQSLVSQPPPFINSSSARLHGLTTTPIRYPSKLTIPHCSSSTSSAVVEEGPPPPPPDALPDQSESLTNYADKLPPRGCKGCGKEEMEKGCNGEGRIQGGIATIPGFGWWPIKAYRPCPGFLASGGRYRRQGQSMDEVAFGRGERRTSREVQSR, from the exons atgggagTATACCTAGTCTCAGTTCCAGCACCTCCTCATCAGAGCCTAGTCTCACAACCTCCTCCTTTCATTAACAGCAGTAGCGCACGGTTGCATGGCTTAACAACGACTCCCATTCGATACCCTTCTAAGCTCACCATCCCTCACTgctcttcttcaacttcttctgCTGTTGTAGAAGAGggccctcctcctcctccacctgATGCACTTCCTGACCAGTCAGAGTCTCTCACTAATTACGCTGACAAGCTCCCTCCGAG GGGTTGTAAGGGCTGTGGGAAAGAGGAAATGGAGAAGGGATGCAATGGTGAGGGTAGGATTCAAGGTGGGATTGCAACAATTCCAGGCTTTGGCTGGTGGCCAATAAAGGCTTACAGACCTTGCCCTGGATTTTTGGCATCTGGTGGTAGATATAGGCGACAAGGGCAAAGCATGGATGAGGTTGCCTTTGGAAGGGGGGAGAGAAGGACTAGCAGGGAGGTTCAGTCAAGGTAA
- the LOC122290013 gene encoding F-box protein SKIP8 isoform X1, with protein MEITSSLITFLSFQPFLVAAIVTVLCLLLALRAVRSVQFPYLDAPQTDGVDSDASAKKVCNCVCSCNGGFGAPDSEATVAPYVNGGTASMVEKASSVAVAERLTGASMMEQLVPEITTHALSYLDFPSLCRLSMTNSLMRKAANDDNAWKALYHKDFTLEQDSVTPANGWKAYYAATRAIVTMNADFFSIIKERSLPAMSHFWLNADYVKCVHASGEPFSGYNAVIQSWQLAFNWEHGFNFQVRDVRARVMTDTAWVTMKTYVDIDSGPFNVTNVFELHNGRWYMVHHHSSVMLIDGEVDEPIVHA; from the exons ATGGAGATTACCTCTAGTCTCATTACCTTCCTCTCGTTCCAACCGTTCCTTGTGGCCGCAATAGTCACCGTGCTCTGTCTGCTCCTCGCTCTTCGTGCCGTCCGATCAGTGCAGTTCCCCTATTTGGACGCCCCCCAAACGGACGGGGTAGACTCCGACGCGTCTGCAAAGAAGGTTTGCAATTGCGTTTGCTCGTGTAACGGTGGTTTCGGAGCTCCCGATTCGGAAGCTACGGTTGCGCCGTATGTGAACGGCGGGACAGCTAGTATGGTTGAGAAGGCTTCTTCGGTGGCGGTGGCGGAGAGACTGACCGGCGCGTCGATGATGGAGCAGCTGGTGCCGGAAATTACCACGCACGCGCTGAGCTATTTGGACTTTCCGAGCCTGTGCCGCCTCTCGATGACCAATTCACTCATGCGTAAGGCCGCGAACGATGACAATGCGTGGAAAGCGCTTTATCACAAA GACTTTACATTAGAACAAGATAGCGTGACGCCTGCCAATGGGTGGAAGGCTTACTATGCGGCTACAAGAGCCATTGTGACTATGAATGCTGATTTCTTTAGCATCATCAAAGAAAGGTCTCTTCCAGCAATGAGTCACTTTTGGCTAAATGCAGATTATGTAAAGTGTGTTCACGCCTCAGGAGAACCGTTTTCAGG GTATAATGCTGTAATACAGAGTTGGCAGCTTGCATTCAATTGGGAGCACGGATTCAACTTTCAAGTTCGGGATGTGCGGGCTCGGGTTATGACAGACACGGCTTGGGTTACCATGAAAACATATGTTGACATCGATTCTGGGCCATTCAACGTAACTAATGTATTCGAGTTGCATAATGGGAGGTGGTATATGGTGCATCATCACAGTTCTGTGATGCTGATTGATGGCGAGGTGGATGAACCAATTGTGCATGCataa
- the LOC122290013 gene encoding F-box protein SKIP8 isoform X2 gives MEITSSLITFLSFQPFLVAAIVTVLCLLLALRAVRSVQFPYLDAPQTDGVDSDASAKKVCNCVCSCNGGFGAPDSEATVAPYVNGGTASMVEKASSVAVAERLTGASMMEQLVPEITTHALSYLDFPSLCRLSMTNSLMRKAANDDNAWKALYHKDFTLEQDSVTPANGWKAYYAATRAIVTMNADFFSIIKERSLPAMSHFWLNADYVKCVHASGEPFSGDLAQWVSRKYRFTSALFTKLSKLPLW, from the exons ATGGAGATTACCTCTAGTCTCATTACCTTCCTCTCGTTCCAACCGTTCCTTGTGGCCGCAATAGTCACCGTGCTCTGTCTGCTCCTCGCTCTTCGTGCCGTCCGATCAGTGCAGTTCCCCTATTTGGACGCCCCCCAAACGGACGGGGTAGACTCCGACGCGTCTGCAAAGAAGGTTTGCAATTGCGTTTGCTCGTGTAACGGTGGTTTCGGAGCTCCCGATTCGGAAGCTACGGTTGCGCCGTATGTGAACGGCGGGACAGCTAGTATGGTTGAGAAGGCTTCTTCGGTGGCGGTGGCGGAGAGACTGACCGGCGCGTCGATGATGGAGCAGCTGGTGCCGGAAATTACCACGCACGCGCTGAGCTATTTGGACTTTCCGAGCCTGTGCCGCCTCTCGATGACCAATTCACTCATGCGTAAGGCCGCGAACGATGACAATGCGTGGAAAGCGCTTTATCACAAA GACTTTACATTAGAACAAGATAGCGTGACGCCTGCCAATGGGTGGAAGGCTTACTATGCGGCTACAAGAGCCATTGTGACTATGAATGCTGATTTCTTTAGCATCATCAAAGAAAGGTCTCTTCCAGCAATGAGTCACTTTTGGCTAAATGCAGATTATGTAAAGTGTGTTCACGCCTCAGGAGAACCGTTTTCAGG GGATTTGGCTCAGTGGGTGAGCAGAAAGTACCGTTTCACATCTGCTTTATTTACCAAACTGAGCAAACTGCCCTTGTGGTGA